Part of the Candidatus Fusobacterium pullicola genome, AAAAATTTGCATTAAAAATTGAAATGGATAGAACATACTATTCCCAAGTTGAAGCTGGCAAAAGAAATATTTCATTAGAAAATATTTATAAAATAGCTAAAGGATTTAATATTTCTTTGGAAGAGTTATTTAAAAATGTCAAATAAAATAAAAGTTTTTAAAAGGAGGAATAATGGATAATATTCAAGAACAAATTAGATTAATTATTTTTGAAGAATTTTCAAAATTATTAAAAAACATTGAAGGAGATTTTAAAAAAAATTATATCAAAAAAAATTATAATTTTTTACTCAACCAACTTGATGCCAAAACAACTGCAAATATGGTTTTTGTAAGTAGTTTTGAATCAAAAAGTGGATTTGCTATAGAAGCATGTGCTAAAAGAATTGCTAGAATTAGATATGGCGAAAAAAATGTTCCTACTATTGTTAATCCTAATAACTTAAAACATACAATTGATGAAAAATATATTAATGGTCAAATTATTGTTACCGATATTAATATTGAAGATGGTAATTTAAAAGGAGAAATTTCAGCTTTTCGTGCTAATAATATTTCTAAAGGTAAAGGAAAAGCAAAACAAACTAGTACTGTTAATCAAACTACTATAAAATCTCTTTTAGATACTGCTAAAAAATATAAAACTCCTGGTGTGATTTATACTAAACCTGTTGATTTAGCATTTTTTGATGGAGTTAATTGGAATATCATGGAACTTAAAGCTGGAGGGGATTTAGATAGTTCTAACGCTCCTTCTAATGTAGAAAAACTATTAACTATTTACACTGGTCTTAATTATTATAATACTAAGGTATTCTTTGCTACACTGTATAATAAAGATGGAGAAGGAAATACATGGACTGGAGCTGTTAAAAAGCACTTAGCATATCCTGAAATGTTTTTAATTGGAAAAAACTTTTGGGAATA contains:
- a CDS encoding helix-turn-helix domain-containing protein, which translates into the protein MITHSFGNKIKQLRQNLGLSQEKFALKIEMDRTYYSQVEAGKRNISLENIYKIAKGFNISLEELFKNVK
- a CDS encoding TdeIII family type II restriction endonuclease, with protein sequence MDNIQEQIRLIIFEEFSKLLKNIEGDFKKNYIKKNYNFLLNQLDAKTTANMVFVSSFESKSGFAIEACAKRIARIRYGEKNVPTIVNPNNLKHTIDEKYINGQIIVTDINIEDGNLKGEISAFRANNISKGKGKAKQTSTVNQTTIKSLLDTAKKYKTPGVIYTKPVDLAFFDGVNWNIMELKAGGDLDSSNAPSNVEKLLTIYTGLNYYNTKVFFATLYNKDGEGNTWTGAVKKHLAYPEMFLIGKNFWEYILPKEIDFEEFTKIYKETLSELDLNNRINEMIKECLR